DNA from Coffea arabica cultivar ET-39 chromosome 10c, Coffea Arabica ET-39 HiFi, whole genome shotgun sequence:
tatttcttttatttattggtattcgcacgTTTTCTGATTTAACTttttatgattgttttgttatttgaatgtcaagggtccgatattcgaattaacttAATAATCTACTGCCAAATTAACcggttaaatccgtaattgtttgattgattaatatcagtggcgactagcgtgattggtccCATGTTAGGAAAACGtctgatctaatttaaacaaaccgtcgtagcgtgtttgttgatTAGGGTTGgacttttctaattcttaattcaattgagaaattaaatctcccggtcgtacctaagattatttttttgttagcgaaatagttaatggtcgtaccttgactatcgaaaaagtaaggaagagttgattgtttatcgcgtgtacgACAACTATAAtcaatctattaatgagtaattgaattatctttgcatcagtaatcagttgaatggaccgtgtctgaaaagttgtaCCTTTGGCTAGAGTCTTATCTGTTGTTGATTCATTCATATCTATCTTCATGCGttgttttaatttagttaattagttatttttataaaaaccCCTCATCTCTggactctaaaagaaataaattatttctagttcctgtggattcgatcctactcaccgctatatacaaaatttgtatttttttgaataaataattattattacacAGGCTTGACACCTGTCAAGGCAAAATTTCCTTAACTTCATCATCTGTAGACGTAAACTTTCTACGGGTGATATAATATAAGGAAATTTTGCCTATACGATGTGAtagcattttttcaaaaaagacAAGATGGAAAATTGCTCCCTTGAACGGAAAAAATCATGATCTTTCCTCAAACTAGTCTACTAGTCAATTCTTTACAAAAGAATACTCGCTCCTAAACATAGCCTGTTCATCTACACTGTCCCGCAGAATTCTAGAAAGTTAGGCAAAACTAGACAAGTTGACAGGTATAATCATACCCAAGATCAGGAACAAGCAGTTGCACATTTCAAAATTCGCTGCTGCAACAGCTAATTTGATGACTTACAACACTACACGGTCAAACTTTGAATGGCAATGGATCTTTTGTTGTACGTCATGATGTAATTTTCATGTTACATACATTAATAGGTTGATATCTATATTCTTTAAATTATCATGATAATACCCTTAATTAGATTTAACTGATAAAAAGAACACGTGTTAATATACAAAAGTGTGTAACGTGAATGTTACATTACTGTATTGCAGAAGACCTATAGTCTCTTCATATCTCTTCCTGCACGTATCAATTCGTTTCCTCTAGATAATAATCTCCCAACTCGTTTCTTTACAAATGCACCTTTTATGTTTTATTACCTCCAAAAGCCTTTACAGGGTCTTTACCCTAAAAATCAATTCACCGACTCGCATTTGATGTCAGAAATTCTTAAGACGAATTCTACTTTACTCAAAGATTGACTGTTAATAATGAGACAGCGACCATTTTGTATTATTAGACCGTCCTTCTTGATAGGTAAAAGAAATAGAGAGGAAAGTGGGTCCGTATATGGTCTTTTATTCATAGATAATACAACATTACGCCATCGAGCATTCACACAATATTTCAAAGTCATAGCATGCCTAAGGCCCTGTTTGATAGCTCAATTTcgtaattaaatttaatagattcaaattttaacacATTTAAatcatttgataacaaaaaattgaatatttaaattaattaagtaacACTGAACTTTCTAAACAAAACTTGCtttcaaaattaagtgataagttattcacttatctttgaatgtgatatgcactcaaatatattaaatttaataatttaatggattcagatttcagatttcagttttattacACACCCTAAGTTGCAAAATAATACCAAAACTTGTTATTATATAGCTTGAGATTCAAAAATTTAGAGCATAATTCTCAACCTAACACAATCGAATAATGAATATTCACGATTGTTTCAAAGTACAATTTGAGGACAACCCATTCCAACGCGTACACGATTTTTAACTTTTCTAAAGTTGTTGAGAGCTGTTAAAAGAGATTTACCATGTTTACATCTTCCAAGTCTTggaagtgaaaaatgaagccaccGAGTGCTATAAAAAGGGGGCTAGAGGCTGCCTAGAAGCATATCAGCCTAAAACAAGAATTTGTAGTAACAATGGggagcaaagcaaaagcaacGGGGTCTAGGCTGACTCCTCTTCTTACCACTGTTTTAGTGGTATTTGTCGCCCTTGGCTTGCCCTTGGAAACTGCAGCTGATTATTACAAGTATtcatctcctcctcctcctccttacCACTATTCTTCACCACCACCTCCAGTGTATTCACCTCCACCAACCCCTGCTTATAAGTTACCCCCACCATCTCCTCCAGTTTACAAGTCCTCACCACCACCTTACCACTACTCACCACCTCCGGTGTATTTACCTCCACCATCTCCAGTTTACAAGTCACCACCACTACCCCCTCCGGTATACAACTCCCCGCCTCCACCAGTGTACAAATACAAGtccccaccaccacctcctccagTTTACAAATCTCCACCGCCACCAGTTTACAAATACAAGTCACTCCCACCACCTCCTCCGGTATACAAGTCTCCTCCGCCACCTGTTTACGAGTACAAGTCTcctccaccacctcctccaGTGTACAAGTCCCCACCACCTCCAGTTTACAAGTACAACTCACCTCCACCTCCTCCCCCAGTTTACCTGTCTCCACCTCCACCCTATCATCACTACTACGGTTCTCCTTCTCCTCACCACTACTAAGCAAGTGCATAAGTTTTGAGGTAATAATACCTATCCAAAACTTTATCAACACAAACTGCCATGTATATCATGCTAAGGACGTAcacttgatccatgaaaatgACTAGTAGAAGATTTTTTTTAAGAACCAAAGAAATACATTATTTTTTCGGTCTGTTTTCAAGAATTTGAGCAGTATACAGATTAaagagtgtttttttttttgtaaacttgctTGTCAACTTAAAAATGCACATAGCTGAAAGCCAACTGAATATTTGCAGGCAAAGGAGAAGGCAATCGGTGTTTGAGACCTTCAAGAAGATGTAGAAGAATAAGAATAAAAGCCCAATGCGAGGATGATTCCAAGTTTCTACGTTACCATTTCTACATCTAAATTGACTTTAGCTCCTGAGTTCCATGTTTATGGGGTTTGTACCGTTTTACGTACCATGCAGTACATGCTTGCAAGGTTTTCTGTCCTGTTGGCAAACTGCAGGTCCATATAATAAATGAATACTATTTACATTACgacacttttctctttttctcttataTTTTGTCTTTAATATTgttgatcattttttttttatcaaaagcaTCAAATGCTTAGGTAATTTGGTCTAATGctaattgttttacttttatttttcacctacaccccttttcaactcaaaggATGCTATAGTTTGTGATAATTGTTTAAGACCGAAGCATGATACTAATAAATATCTCATTGAAAGTCAAGGAAACTAACATTAGGAAAAGTTTAAATCTTGATTTGATGAAACTATTTATTCGTGGAATTTAGAGATACAAAACTCAAATTGTGACGGTGTTGTTGCTAAATTATTAAGGACATTATCACCATTATTTTTCCCTGATCACTAGTTTCAACTGCAATGATCTCAATCTTTTTGTGACTAATTCTTTCCTTAATAATTTATAAAGACAAAACTCACAAAGAATATGTGACTAATTCTTTCCTTTCGTCTTCTAAAGAAAATGCCAACTGTTAGTTTATCAAGGGGAAAAAGGATCGACATCAGTTATTATTGAAACTAGTAAGGAATAAATAATGGTGATAATGTCCTTAATAATTTAACAACAGCACCATCAGAATTTGACTTTGAGCTTCGGTCTTAAACAATGATCACAAACTACAGCATcctttgagttgaaaaaggaagtaggtgaaaagaaaagtaaaaaatacaATTAGCATTCCCTCAAATTGTAGAAAGTTAGGTAGCATTATAGACAAGTTGATAGCGGCAATTTTACATTTCAAACTTCACCTATTCAATAACTAATTCGATGGCTTGCTACATGGTCAATCTTTGGACCCCTTCCTGCCTCCAGATATCCCTTTCCTCAATCAGGGGCTTCTACAATTACCAGTTTCAATTGTATGGTATAGTGTAAATATCAACAAATTAGATGTAGATGCTAACATAATAAATGTGAATGCTAAGACAGCAACATACAATCGAACCTGCAATTGTATGAACCCCAATCTCGCTTCCTAGTCCACCATCTTTCTCTAGGTAATAATCTCCCTTCTAATTTATTCACAAAATGCACCTTTCATCACCTCCAATAGCGTCGACATGATCTTTACCCTAGAAGACTATTCACCGACTCTCAATTGACGTCAGAAAATCTAAGAGTAATTCTACTTTACCCTAAGATTGATATCAACAAGACAAGGACAATTTAGAATTATTACACGCCTCTTCTTAATAGGAAAAAGAAATAGAGAAGAAAGTCAGGCCAGGTCTAATTTCTTTTCAAAGGCAATACAACATTACGAAATCAAGCATTCATTCATACAAATATTTCATAGTCACCGGTTTGCTGAGTAGAAAAATTTAGACAAAAACTTAATATTATATTGTTTAAGAGTTAACAATttagagcttaatctccttGTACTTTGGAGTTAACAATttagagcttaatctccttGTACTTTGGACTAAACTTGAACGTGAAAGGAAATCCCAAAACCATATTGGGCATGAATTCACACTTAATATACCCAATAAAAGATGGCGACTGGTGAAAGGCAGTGGAGACTGGTGGAGAGATTTGAGGAATAGAAGCAGACGGAAAAGCAACAAATTTTTGCCGAAAAACGGTCACTTTCATGGTTAATTTTGCTACTCTCCAATTGTACTTGACCAATTACAACAATTTCATGGAGTTTGATACGTGAAAagaattttttataaattttattttgatcCATAATGTTATCTTTACATATATAAAACATTTTACAATTTTGATTTTGGCGCAGCTAACTTTTGGTTAACAAAAATGCTCATGTTTAAAAAaccagaaataaaacaaaacaagaaacaaaagaaataagagGGTAGCATAGACATTTTGGATTTTTCCGTTAATTTGGATGATTTCCACCCACGTTCTAATTTAATCCAAAACACAAAGGAATTACGTAGAGGTTTTAAATAATGAGGGAGCTTCATGATCGAACCCCAAACCACAAGGCGATTTACTATATTTTACtcttaaattttggtttcatCTCATAGCATACAAGAGTTCTATTTCACTATCTGTAGACAAAGACTTTCTATGGTTGATGTACCATAGGAAAAAATCTGCCTATACAACGTGAtagcattttttcaaaaacacaagaTGGAAAATTGCCCCTTAAACGGGGAAATTCATGATCTTTCGTCGAACAAAGAATACTCACGCCTATTCAAGATGGAAAATTGCCCCCTTAAACGTCTATTTGTCAATTCTTGAAAAAAGAATACTCACGCCTAAAACACGGCCTCTTCATCTGCAGAATTCTAAAAAGTTAGGTAAACTCTATAAACAAGTTGATAGGTACAATCGTACCCAAGATCAAGTACAGATAGTTGTACATTAACTGCTGCAATAACTAATCTGATGACTTATAAACATATCATGGTCAATCGTTGAATGGTAATGAGTCTTTTGTTATGCATTAGTATTAGTGTGTACACTCTAATAGATTGATACTTATACTCTTTAAATTATCATAATAATACCCTTAATTAACTTTAACTCTTAAAAAGAATACATGTTAATACACGAGTGTGTGTAACCTGAATTGTTACTTATAAATTAGTGTGTAATagatagggatggcaatgggggcgggtgcccgcggggggctctcggggcgggggttggggcgggggggaattttttccccccgtttAGAAATGGGGCAGGGgacgggggagtatacccccgccccatcccccgcaaaaaaaaaattatatataatatgtaatttaattagttataaacttatgataatgatattattagttagatgtattatataatgtatattagtgtatgtaatataattaatattatcaattatatgaataattagacatgtctactaatagaatttatgaattagttatactaaatttactaatacatttatactaaatttctaattacacttaatagaataacacttttttctaaaacaaaaaagcacaaacacaataatgaattagtgattgtatgatagggtgtaattttactatttattttattattaatttcccctatcaCCTGacctgatgtggattaattgctggattctgctcacttttagtactttgtatttatttcagggagtagaacgaaaatttGATAACAGGTGCTAATTTGGCAGAAAAAGAGTCCAGATGATAGAGCTTGCCccaagggcatttttggaaagGAGAACTTGTGCCCATCTTGGTAATTTGGGAGAAAAGGGAAACAGACAAAATGGGTCTAACATGGATTGGAAGCGGCCGCACAGTAGCAGGGAAGAGGGCAGACGTAAAAGCAATTGCAGGGGGGAAAAggagtttttttagtttttagcttAGCATCTGATTTTCCCTGGGAGACTTTTGTTAAAGATTTCCTTTTGGCTGATATTACGCATGGCAGATGGCTTTTAACTTATTCCTCCatctttgacttttcttctttagCTTGTGGCAGTGGATTGCTACTTACGAATGTCAGCACTTAGCCATTCGTGGCTTTTGATCTTTTCTTCCTTAGAAATTCTGAGTAACCTCTTTTCCTTTGTGCGCCAGACGAAGTGAAAACTATAAACTTTTGTAGTTTTTCTATTCATTCAATATATTGAGACGAGTTGGATTCTACCAAATTTCAACGGACATGGCCGCTGGTTTCTCTTCAATTTTATATGGGCTTTGTTCATCCAACATGAACTAATTTCACCACtctagtcaaggagcaacgaAGGCTCTGAtttgcctaaaaattgtgagatcgttttaatttaatcttttccttttatttattggtatccgCACATTTCTTGATTgctatgcttatggttatttaattaattgattgtcttggatccagatAATTAATTGATCTGATAgcctattgtcaattagggcatttaaatccgtaattgtttaattgtcctgaaatagtgacaactggcacgattagattCGTGCCAGGGGGGATatgcgggctaatctaaaataaccctggtagtgtgttatttggttagaatagggctcctctaatacgtaaggcaattggggaattaaattctacgggcgtacctaggattatttcttaattagagcagtgattaacgggcgtaccttgatcaccgacacagtaaggaggggttgaccgtcatcgcttgtttggcagttataacctatttatcaGTAAATAATTGGGATTgccttgcatcaatgatcaattaggtgaaccattgttgAAATTACTTCTTGGTTAGATCTTTAGTTAATATTACCTTGATTTTGGTGAATTGCCATTTGATTTTTAGTtgcctactttattttatttttaattgtttccttGCTTTAATTGAGTTAGgcctttaattattgttattctaagtttagtgaattgtggtttaattcctaattagttatttatttttactttcttatttgaatttatttgctTGTTATCATTCCTACGAAATCACCCCCCTGTGTTACTTTGGATTTCTTAAGAAACAAATatacccaatccctgtggatacgaccctacttgctcTGTTCAcgaattcataattatttgtgaaaagaaATAACCATTCCActcgggtatatcggatcaagcaaattcttcgggaacagggtgaatcaagtaacccaatgcacacctagagtccctgctccagtacttggaattggattttggtcattttaactggcaattaggtttaattttattattgcacaggctgacgaccctgtcaatttttggcgccgttgccggggactggcgttattatttgtttctttttaaattcattctttgtcctaattttctggttttcttctagtgtatgcctcgatcttctcgtacaggtaatttgatttttgaccctgaGGTAGAGAAGACCGCATGTAGAACGAGAAAGGAAACCAGACAGCTCAGAGAAGAGCACTCCAGTGCTACATCTCAGAGACCCGAGTCAGAAGTTGAACTAACAGATTCGTTTGGTAACACTTCGAGTGACTCTGACCAGGAGGAAGACACCATGGCTAATGCAcgaacattaagggagttggctgctcctgatttaacTCAGCAGCCTTTATGCATTACTTTCCCCACTTTAAATGATAACATTccatttgaactaaaatctggtcTGATTCAGCTTTTACCCTCTTTTCATGGTTTACCAGGTGAAGAGCCGTATAAGCATCTGCAGGAGTTTGATGTCGTGTGTAATAGTATGAAACCCTCGGGAATCACAgaagagcagataaaaatgagggcattccTCTTCTCCTTGAAAGATTCTGCGAAGGACTGGCTGTACTACCTGTCACCAGGTAGCATCACCACGTGGgaccaattgaagaaaaaatttttggataaatattTTCCTGCGTCCAGGGCTGCAAgtctaaggaaagaaatttgTGGGATCAAGCAGCATCCAGGGAAGTCACTTTATGAGTATTGGGAACGGTATAAGAACTTGTTGCGCAGGTGCCCCCAACACCAAATAAGTGAGCAATTGATCATACAGTATTTTTATGAGGGGCTCCTTTTTAGAGACAGGAGCATCATTGATGCCAGGGGGGAGGGTTGGGatgggtggtacggggggagggagtgtaagcaagaggtctcgggttcgagtcctcccgcttacacacaaaaaaaaagatgctgcaagtggaggggcacTGGTAAACAAAACCCCTCAGGAAGCACGGGAGTTAATAGAGGGGATGGCAGAGAATTCACAACAATTCAGTACAAGAGAGGATGTCCCAATACGTAAGGTGAATGAGGTAGAGACACCCTCTATGCAGCAGCAGCTAACTGAGTTGACCGCGTTTGTTAGGCAACTGGCTGTGAGAAATGCATCACAAGCCAGGGTGTGCGGGATTTGCACTGGTATGGGTCATTCTGCAGACATGTGCCCAATGATTCAGGAAGAAACTGCAGAACAGGTGAACATGGCTGACCACGCGCCCGCGCCAAGGAAGCAGTACGACCCTTACTCAAGCACCTACAACCCCGGGTGGAGAGATCATCCCAACCTCAGTTATGGAGAAAATAGGCAGCCCAACATTACACCGAACAGGCAGTCTAACTTTGTGCCAAATAGGCCACCAGGGTACCAGCAGCAATATCAACCCCGACCACCTCCGTCCCCAAGCTCTGGCCCATCTTTGGAGGAGATGATGAAACAAATGATGACAACTATGGCTCAAAATCAGCAAATGACGGAGGCAACCATTAtgcaaaatcagcaaaggacggacTCCGAAATGCAGGATATAAGGAATCAGATAAGTCAAATGGTCACAAcaatcaaccgtttggattccCAGAACCAAGGTAAATTGCCATTTCAGCCCGAATTAAATTCGAAGAACGTGAGCGCAATGACCCTAAGGAGCGGGAAAGAAATTCAGGGGTCTGAACCTGTGATCCCTAAGGATAAGGATGAGGAAAAGatcgaaaatgagcttgaaaggGAGGACAGCAATGGTGCAGATCTAAAGGTACTTCCTGACCCAATAATTACAGCTAAAACTAACCCGCCTCCTTTTCCTAGCAGGTTGGAAAAATCGAAAAAAGAGGATAAGGAGAAGGAGATCTTGGAGGTTTTTCGCAAGGTTGAGATAAATATCCCCCTCTTAGACGCAATCAGACAAGTACCAAAATATGCCAAGTTCCTAAGGGACTTGTGTGTCAACCGAAGGCAGTTGAGGGAAGATGAACGGGTTATTGTTGGGGAGAATGTGTCAGCAGTCCTGCAGAGAAAGCTCCCACCAAAGTGCGGGgacccaggtatgtttactattccCTGTAGGATAGGTAATACTGTGATAGAAGGGCCATGTTGGATCTGGGAGCATCAATTAATCTCATACCTAAATCTATCTATGCTTCTCTAAAATTAGGTCCATTAAAAGAAACTGGAATAATCATTCAATTAGTTGACCGAACTAATGCATATCCTGATGGGTTGGTTGAAGATGTGTTGGTAAAAGTTAATGATTTGATGTTTCCAGCTGATTTTTATGTACTTGATATGGATGATGATCACTCCCCTGATCCCTCACCTCTGTTATTGGGTAGACCCTTTATGAGCACAGCACAGAcgaaaattgatgttaataagggtatCTTGTTCATGGAGTTTGATGGGAAAATTGTGCATTTCAATATCTTTGATACTATGAAATATCCCTCAAACTCCAACTTTAGCACAGTTTTCTCTGTGAGTGCTATT
Protein-coding regions in this window:
- the LOC113714556 gene encoding uncharacterized protein; this encodes MGSKAKATGSRLTPLLTTVLVVFVALGLPLETAADYYKYSSPPPPPYHYSSPPPPVYSPPPTPAYKLPPPSPPVYKSSPPPYHYSPPPVYLPPPSPVYKSPPLPPPVYNSPPPPVYKYKSPPPPPPVYKSPPPPVYKYKSLPPPPPVYKSPPPPVYEYKSPPPPPPVYKSPPPPVYKYNSPPPPPPVYLSPPPPYHHYYGSPSPHHY